The Flavobacterium sp. HJ-32-4 genome contains a region encoding:
- a CDS encoding fumarate reductase/succinate dehydrogenase flavoprotein subunit, with the protein MNLDSKIPQGDIADKWTNHKNHLKLVAPNNRPKIDIIVVGTGLAGASAAASFGEMGYNVKAFCFQDSPRRAHSIAAQGGINAAKNYQNDGDSTYRLFYDTIKGGDYRAREANVHRLAEVSANIIDQCVAQGVPFARDYGGLLDNRSFGGTQVQRTFYAAGQTGQQLLLGAYSALSRQIGLGRVQMFNRHEMLDIVKVDGKARGIIARNLVTGELERHSAHAVIIASGGYGNVYFLSTNAMGSNVTASWKIHKKGALFANPCFVQIHPTCIPVHGTNQSKLTLMSESLRNSGRIWVPKKKEDAEAIRAGKLKPTQIAEEDRDYFLERRYPAFGNLVPRDVASRAAKERCDAGFGIEANDTNEGVYLDFASEIRSKGRQAAFAQGDHNPSEETVLKLGKAWIEEKYGNLFQMYQKITDENPYETPMKIYPAVHYTMGGVWVDYNLESTIPGCFVAGEANFSDHGANRLGASALMQGLADGYFVLPYTVSNYLADEIRTGKISTDLPEFAEAENNVRSQIDRFLGNNGTRSVDYFHKRLGLIMWNKVGMARNEKGLKEAISEIAALKAEFYKDVFVPGSANELNPELEKALRVADFIDLGQLMAQDALQRNESCGGHFREEYQDAEGETLRDDENFKFVAAWEYKGDDISQEVLHKEELKYEFIKIAARNYK; encoded by the coding sequence ATGAATCTAGATTCCAAGATACCACAGGGTGATATTGCCGACAAGTGGACCAATCATAAGAACCATCTCAAACTCGTTGCGCCGAACAACCGTCCGAAGATCGATATCATCGTCGTCGGAACCGGACTCGCAGGTGCTTCTGCAGCCGCTTCCTTCGGCGAGATGGGTTATAATGTAAAAGCTTTCTGCTTCCAGGATTCTCCCCGTCGCGCGCACTCGATTGCAGCACAGGGCGGTATCAACGCAGCGAAGAACTACCAGAACGACGGCGACTCTACCTACCGTCTTTTCTACGATACGATTAAAGGGGGCGACTACCGCGCCCGCGAAGCAAACGTCCACCGTTTGGCAGAAGTGTCCGCCAACATCATCGACCAGTGTGTCGCGCAGGGCGTTCCGTTTGCCCGCGACTACGGCGGACTCTTGGACAACCGTTCCTTCGGTGGTACACAGGTACAGCGTACGTTCTACGCAGCCGGCCAAACCGGGCAACAGTTGTTGTTGGGTGCTTACTCGGCCTTGTCCCGCCAAATCGGGCTTGGGCGCGTGCAGATGTTCAACCGCCACGAAATGCTCGACATCGTGAAGGTGGATGGCAAGGCGCGCGGCATCATCGCCCGTAACCTCGTCACCGGAGAATTAGAGCGTCATTCCGCCCACGCGGTGATCATTGCATCAGGCGGCTACGGAAACGTCTACTTCCTTTCGACCAACGCAATGGGCAGCAACGTCACGGCGTCCTGGAAAATCCATAAAAAAGGAGCGTTGTTCGCCAACCCTTGTTTCGTACAGATCCACCCGACCTGTATCCCCGTACACGGCACCAACCAGTCGAAACTGACGCTGATGTCAGAATCGTTGCGTAACTCGGGCCGTATCTGGGTACCTAAGAAAAAAGAAGATGCGGAAGCCATCCGTGCCGGCAAACTGAAGCCGACGCAGATTGCCGAAGAAGACCGCGATTATTTCCTCGAAAGAAGGTATCCTGCCTTCGGTAACCTCGTGCCACGTGACGTAGCGTCACGCGCTGCGAAAGAGCGTTGCGATGCTGGTTTCGGTATCGAGGCCAACGACACGAATGAAGGGGTATACCTCGATTTCGCGTCTGAAATCCGCAGCAAAGGACGTCAGGCGGCGTTTGCCCAGGGCGACCATAACCCATCTGAAGAGACCGTCCTGAAACTGGGTAAAGCCTGGATCGAGGAGAAATACGGTAACCTCTTCCAGATGTACCAAAAAATCACCGACGAGAATCCATACGAAACACCGATGAAAATCTACCCGGCGGTGCACTACACCATGGGTGGCGTATGGGTTGACTATAACCTCGAAAGTACCATTCCGGGCTGTTTCGTGGCCGGTGAAGCCAACTTCTCTGACCACGGTGCCAACCGGCTCGGTGCCTCAGCCCTGATGCAGGGTCTGGCAGACGGGTATTTCGTATTGCCGTACACGGTATCGAACTACCTCGCCGACGAGATCCGTACCGGAAAAATCTCAACCGACCTTCCGGAGTTTGCCGAAGCGGAAAACAACGTCCGTTCGCAGATCGACCGTTTCCTCGGCAACAACGGAACACGTTCGGTCGACTATTTCCACAAACGCCTCGGCCTCATCATGTGGAACAAAGTCGGTATGGCGCGGAACGAGAAAGGTCTTAAAGAAGCCATCAGCGAAATCGCGGCACTCAAAGCCGAGTTCTACAAAGATGTCTTCGTGCCGGGAAGTGCCAACGAGCTCAACCCTGAACTGGAAAAAGCCCTTCGCGTAGCCGACTTCATCGACCTCGGACAATTGATGGCGCAGGATGCCCTCCAGCGGAACGAGTCGTGTGGTGGTCACTTCCGCGAGGAGTACCAGGATGCAGAAGGTGAAACCCTTCGCGACGATGAGAACTTCAAGTTCGTGGCTGCGTGGGAGTACAAAGGCGATGACATCAGCCAGGAAGTCCTTCACAAAGAAGAACTGAAGTACGAGTTCATCAAGATTGCCGCACGGAATTACAAATAA
- a CDS encoding succinate dehydrogenase/fumarate reductase iron-sulfur subunit codes for MATKYINITLKVWRQKDAQSKGQMETYKLDKVSTDSSFLEMLDQLNEQLINERKAPIAFDHDCREGICGSCSLYINGRAHGPDRFITTCQLHMRSFKDGETIYVEPWRSKAFPVIKDLVVDRSAFDRIQQAGGFVSVNTSGRTIDANATPIPKADADRAFEAAACIGCGACVASCKNGSAMLFVGAKVSQYALLPQGRVEAHDRVLNMVRQMDEEGFGNCTNTGACEVECPKGISLENIARMNREYLKASLS; via the coding sequence ATGGCAACGAAATATATCAACATCACCCTAAAGGTTTGGCGCCAGAAAGACGCACAATCAAAAGGACAAATGGAGACTTACAAGCTCGACAAAGTGTCGACGGACAGCTCCTTCCTTGAAATGCTCGACCAATTGAACGAGCAGTTGATCAACGAGCGGAAAGCGCCGATTGCCTTCGACCACGACTGTCGCGAAGGCATCTGCGGAAGCTGCTCCCTCTACATTAACGGGCGCGCCCACGGCCCCGATCGTTTTATCACCACCTGCCAGTTGCACATGCGCAGCTTCAAAGACGGCGAGACGATTTACGTAGAACCATGGCGTTCGAAAGCCTTCCCGGTTATCAAAGACCTCGTGGTGGACCGTTCGGCCTTCGATCGTATCCAGCAAGCAGGTGGTTTCGTATCGGTCAACACCTCCGGTCGCACGATCGACGCCAACGCAACACCGATTCCAAAGGCAGACGCTGACCGCGCGTTCGAAGCGGCGGCCTGCATCGGCTGCGGTGCCTGTGTGGCGAGCTGTAAGAACGGTTCGGCCATGCTCTTCGTAGGTGCGAAAGTGTCACAATATGCGCTGTTGCCACAAGGCCGCGTAGAAGCACATGACCGCGTCCTGAACATGGTCCGCCAGATGGACGAAGAAGGATTCGGTAACTGTACGAACACCGGCGCCTGCGAAGTGGAATGTCCGAAAGGCATTTCCCTCGAGAACATCGCCCGTATGAACCGCGAGTACCTCAAGGCCAGCTTGTCGTAA
- a CDS encoding GH92 family glycosyl hydrolase, translating into MRSPILFVFLLISFFGHTQHQHVNPLIGTGGHGHTFPGATVPFGMVQLSPDTRIDGSWDGCSGYHYSDNVIYGFSHTHLSGTGCSDYGDVMLMPTMGTPSLDKEQYASRFSHNSEKASAGYYAVRLDDDDIDVALTASTRVGFHQYTFRNKGQANFILDLNHRDKLLMGEVRIIDDKTIEVMRRSQAWARDQYVFARIEFSKPVKVTDLNNNAFARPRNTDSFFAGSVLAISFSANVRAGEKINVKVALSPTSYEGAERNMSEIKGWDFGNVKSAAEAAWDQELGKIDLNESNSDKQTIFYTALYHTMTQPNVAHDIDGQYRGRDNQVHPNPGFGYYSVFSLWDTFRAAHPLYTLIDRKRTADFINTFLRQYEEGGRLPVWELASNETDCMIGYHSVSVMADAMAKGIKGFDYEKAFQAAKHSAMLDHLGLAAYKKNGFIAIDDEHESVSKTLEYAYDDWCIAQMAKLTGHKDDYDYFMMRSQNWKNLFDPSTGFMRPKRNGGWDKPFDPREVNNNFTEGNAWQYSLFVPHDIEGLAGALGGQEALARKLDDLFNAPTQTTGREQADITGLIGQYAHGNEPSHHMAWLYVPAGQPQKAQEKIRFILDNFYKNAPDGLIGNEDCGQMSAWYVLSTLGMYAICPGQPAWTYLAPSASATVHLEDGSKKPVSDVAPPFEYWFPDYRRELATETSGVLLPVPVIESPSRVFTEKMPVSIKTVDRDVRCYYRIQEIGHRDEKKDFSVYQWPFFIEQSGTVETYAEKVPGIASTVVTGTFIRKPNAYTVEIRSTYNPQYHAGGPEGLLDGIRGSENWRKGDWQGYQAQDFEAVVDLKEMRSAKEISAGFLQDSRSWILMPREVEFLVSTDGQKFFPVGKKIVTDEDPQREDTFIKEYGLKDPIGKFRYVKVIARNFGKLPAWHQGAGGDAFIFIDEITIR; encoded by the coding sequence ATGAGGTCTCCCATCCTTTTTGTCTTCCTTCTGATTTCCTTCTTCGGCCACACGCAACACCAACACGTCAACCCCCTAATCGGAACCGGCGGCCATGGGCACACCTTTCCCGGGGCAACCGTGCCTTTCGGAATGGTGCAACTGTCGCCTGATACCCGCATCGACGGAAGTTGGGACGGCTGTTCCGGTTATCATTATTCCGACAATGTCATCTACGGCTTCTCGCATACGCACCTGAGCGGCACCGGCTGCTCCGATTATGGCGATGTGATGCTCATGCCTACCATGGGAACGCCCTCGCTCGACAAAGAGCAGTACGCATCGCGGTTTTCCCATAATTCAGAAAAGGCGTCGGCGGGTTACTATGCCGTCCGTCTTGACGATGATGACATTGACGTCGCCCTTACGGCTTCTACCCGGGTCGGGTTCCACCAATATACCTTCCGGAATAAAGGACAGGCCAATTTCATCCTCGATCTCAACCACCGCGACAAACTGCTGATGGGGGAGGTGCGCATCATCGACGACAAAACCATCGAGGTCATGCGCCGCAGTCAGGCGTGGGCTCGCGACCAGTATGTTTTCGCCCGGATTGAGTTCAGCAAACCCGTAAAAGTAACAGATCTCAACAACAACGCCTTTGCCCGGCCCCGCAACACCGACTCCTTTTTTGCGGGCTCCGTACTCGCGATTTCCTTTTCCGCCAATGTACGTGCCGGAGAAAAAATCAACGTCAAGGTCGCGTTGTCGCCCACTTCCTATGAAGGTGCCGAACGCAACATGTCGGAGATAAAAGGCTGGGATTTCGGCAATGTGAAATCGGCCGCCGAAGCCGCCTGGGATCAAGAATTGGGTAAAATCGACCTCAACGAATCCAATTCGGATAAACAAACCATATTCTATACCGCGCTCTACCATACCATGACGCAGCCCAATGTGGCACATGACATCGACGGGCAATACCGGGGGCGAGACAACCAGGTGCACCCCAATCCGGGGTTTGGGTACTACTCGGTTTTTTCCCTTTGGGATACCTTTCGTGCGGCCCATCCGCTCTATACCCTCATCGACCGCAAGCGCACCGCCGATTTCATCAACACCTTCCTCCGGCAATACGAAGAAGGCGGCCGGCTTCCGGTTTGGGAGCTGGCCTCGAATGAGACCGACTGCATGATCGGCTACCATTCCGTTTCCGTCATGGCCGATGCGATGGCGAAGGGTATAAAGGGCTTCGATTACGAAAAGGCGTTCCAGGCGGCCAAACACAGCGCGATGCTCGACCACCTCGGACTGGCTGCCTATAAGAAGAACGGCTTCATTGCCATTGATGATGAACATGAAAGCGTCTCGAAGACATTGGAATACGCCTATGACGACTGGTGCATCGCACAAATGGCGAAGCTCACCGGTCATAAAGACGACTACGATTATTTCATGATGCGGTCGCAGAACTGGAAGAACCTGTTCGATCCGTCAACGGGTTTCATGCGTCCGAAACGCAACGGAGGATGGGACAAACCCTTTGATCCGCGGGAGGTCAATAACAACTTCACCGAAGGAAATGCCTGGCAATACTCACTCTTCGTACCGCACGATATCGAAGGGCTCGCGGGCGCGCTGGGCGGACAAGAGGCCTTGGCTCGAAAACTAGACGACTTGTTCAACGCCCCCACCCAAACCACGGGTCGCGAGCAGGCCGACATTACCGGACTTATCGGGCAGTATGCGCACGGCAACGAGCCCAGTCACCATATGGCCTGGTTGTATGTGCCGGCCGGGCAGCCGCAAAAAGCACAGGAGAAAATCCGGTTTATCCTCGATAATTTCTACAAAAATGCACCCGATGGTTTGATAGGAAATGAAGATTGCGGACAAATGAGTGCCTGGTATGTCTTGTCTACTCTGGGGATGTACGCCATTTGTCCGGGTCAACCCGCCTGGACATATTTGGCACCTTCCGCTTCCGCCACGGTTCATCTCGAAGACGGCTCCAAAAAGCCGGTTTCTGATGTTGCGCCGCCGTTCGAATATTGGTTTCCTGATTACCGACGAGAATTGGCGACCGAAACCTCGGGGGTGTTACTTCCGGTTCCCGTCATTGAGTCGCCTTCGCGGGTGTTCACCGAGAAGATGCCGGTGTCGATCAAAACCGTTGATCGCGACGTAAGGTGTTACTACCGCATCCAGGAAATAGGACATCGCGACGAAAAGAAGGATTTTAGTGTGTATCAATGGCCTTTTTTCATTGAACAGAGCGGCACGGTGGAAACGTATGCCGAGAAAGTGCCTGGTATTGCGAGCACTGTAGTAACGGGAACGTTCATCCGGAAACCCAATGCGTATACGGTGGAGATACGCTCTACCTATAACCCACAATACCACGCTGGCGGTCCTGAAGGCTTACTGGATGGCATCCGCGGAAGCGAAAACTGGCGGAAAGGCGATTGGCAGGGCTACCAGGCACAGGATTTCGAGGCGGTCGTAGACCTAAAGGAAATGCGGAGCGCAAAGGAAATCAGCGCGGGCTTCCTGCAAGACAGCCGCTCGTGGATACTGATGCCCCGGGAAGTGGAATTTCTGGTGTCGACCGACGGGCAGAAGTTCTTTCCGGTCGGAAAGAAAATCGTAACCGACGAAGACCCGCAACGGGAGGATACCTTTATCAAAGAATATGGCTTGAAAGATCCGATTGGGAAGTTCCGATACGTGAAAGTCATTGCCCGCAACTTCGGTAAACTGCCCGCTTGGCATCAGGGCGCCGGTGGGGATGCTTTTATCTTTATTGACGAAATTACCATCCGATGA
- a CDS encoding ComF family protein yields the protein MKKWLHDFLSLFYPDTCAACDGLLQTGEILICTECRHELPFTQQHLHPENEAFRAFYGRLPVEHVSCLLYYHRHGRVQRLIHKLKYKGREDIGTALGHWAGPGLQEAGLPSSIDAIVPVPMYPKKQRKRGYNQVTSFAETLSGYLGVPCDPSLLVKSVQSKSQSKKSFFERIATEDKGFVVQFDASHHGRHFLLVDDVLTTGATLESCGKALLRIPDARLSIVTMAMTYK from the coding sequence ATGAAAAAATGGCTCCACGACTTCCTCTCCCTTTTTTATCCCGATACCTGCGCGGCCTGTGACGGATTACTGCAAACGGGCGAAATCCTCATCTGCACCGAATGCCGTCACGAACTGCCGTTTACGCAACAGCACCTACATCCCGAAAACGAAGCCTTCCGCGCCTTTTATGGACGGCTGCCGGTTGAGCACGTCTCCTGCCTGTTGTATTACCACAGGCACGGGCGCGTGCAACGGCTGATCCATAAACTAAAATACAAGGGACGGGAAGATATCGGCACGGCACTGGGGCATTGGGCTGGCCCGGGGTTACAGGAAGCCGGACTTCCCTCCTCCATCGACGCCATCGTCCCTGTTCCGATGTATCCAAAAAAACAACGGAAAAGAGGCTACAACCAGGTGACGTCGTTTGCCGAGACCCTGTCGGGTTATCTGGGAGTACCGTGCGATCCGTCCCTCCTCGTGAAAAGCGTACAGTCGAAATCGCAGTCGAAAAAGTCGTTCTTTGAACGCATCGCCACCGAAGACAAAGGGTTTGTCGTGCAATTCGACGCGTCGCACCACGGGCGGCATTTCCTTCTAGTCGACGACGTGCTGACCACGGGCGCCACCCTCGAAAGCTGCGGAAAGGCGCTGTTACGTATTCCAGATGCCCGCCTCAGTATCGTGACGATGGCCATGACCTACAAATGA
- a CDS encoding succinate dehydrogenase cytochrome b subunit: MAKSALLKSSLAKKYWMGMTGLFLCLFLVGHLLGNLQILYADAHQFNAYALFMTTNPAVKVLSYLTYFSILFHAVDGLLLTIQNAKARPVGYVKNNPSQNSTWSSRNMGLLGTLLLVFIVTHMMNFWAVMHFDDKMPLEKFELVLDKDQMMPGQDLPTLYTTTNPGVLVDSAKVGATNEEAKKDRKTYYVEDRTKFMYTGTNVQYAEGYKDLYAITIAFFKDKSFGLVYTLLYVLAMAVLAFHLDHGFASGFQSLGVNHPKWSPLISAFGRGFAILVPLAFAIIPLCVHFDIFRTF; the protein is encoded by the coding sequence ATGGCAAAATCCGCTTTACTGAAGTCGTCGCTGGCGAAAAAATACTGGATGGGCATGACCGGACTTTTCCTCTGCCTGTTCCTTGTAGGACACTTGCTGGGGAACCTCCAGATCCTCTACGCCGATGCACATCAATTCAACGCGTACGCGCTGTTCATGACCACCAATCCGGCGGTGAAAGTGTTATCGTACCTGACGTATTTCTCCATTCTTTTCCACGCGGTCGACGGCCTGTTGCTGACGATCCAGAACGCGAAGGCGCGTCCGGTGGGATATGTAAAGAACAATCCGTCACAGAACTCCACCTGGTCATCGCGCAACATGGGCCTCCTCGGGACACTGCTGTTGGTGTTCATCGTGACCCACATGATGAATTTCTGGGCCGTGATGCACTTTGACGACAAGATGCCGCTGGAGAAATTCGAATTGGTGCTCGACAAAGACCAAATGATGCCCGGACAGGATCTGCCAACGCTCTACACGACCACCAACCCAGGTGTATTGGTAGACAGCGCGAAAGTCGGCGCTACGAATGAAGAGGCGAAGAAAGACCGTAAGACCTATTACGTCGAAGATCGCACAAAATTCATGTATACAGGCACCAACGTGCAATATGCAGAGGGCTATAAAGACCTATATGCGATTACGATTGCGTTCTTCAAAGACAAATCGTTCGGACTCGTTTACACGCTGCTTTATGTGTTGGCGATGGCTGTATTGGCCTTCCACCTCGACCATGGTTTTGCCAGCGGCTTCCAGAGTCTGGGTGTGAACCATCCGAAGTGGAGTCCGCTCATCAGCGCCTTTGGCCGTGGCTTTGCCATTCTCGTGCCGTTGGCGTTTGCGATCATCCCGCTCTGTGTTCACTTTGATATTTTCCGTACGTTTTAA
- a CDS encoding Ig-like domain-containing protein — translation MKNRILFVFAVLLFVLTGCARRGNIDGGPKDSLPPTLEVSLPKNFSTDFKGQEIRLTFDEYVKLKDVSKQLVVSPPLEHAPDVRPLLPSKTLTVRFRDTLRPNTTYSLNFGQSIQDNNEGVPLPQFRYVFSTGAYIDSLEISGGISDALERKADNFVTVMLYELNETFNDSTIYKEKPRYVTSTLDSAVVFKLENLKEGRYQLIALKDKSNNYKFDPRSDKIAFSSEPVVVPSDKPYKLRLFKENGSFRALRPSQASGNRMLGGFEGDPRGAVYTVRNGNEMVPSIVTRMPEKDSVQIWYKAPKVDSLQVAIKKDAFEKDFWVKLKNQKKDSIGFTAEKAGTLSFREQFQLRSATPLTAFDNTKITIRDKDSASVPFTTDYDAFNQKLTVVFEKKEEQRYKINMMPGALVDFYGHENDTLDYTVATRRLGDYGNMKVVLQNAKSFPVILELTDAKGKVLAREVATKPEIDFLSLDPATCTMRLIYDTNSNGEWDSGSWMEHRQPEEVIYFPKDIILRSNWDINQEWDVGGG, via the coding sequence TTGAAAAACCGAATCCTCTTTGTCTTCGCCGTACTGCTTTTCGTGCTGACCGGCTGCGCACGCCGCGGCAATATTGACGGTGGGCCGAAAGACAGCCTGCCTCCTACGCTGGAAGTGAGCCTTCCGAAGAACTTTTCGACCGATTTCAAGGGGCAGGAAATCCGGCTGACCTTCGATGAATACGTCAAGTTAAAAGACGTGAGCAAACAACTGGTCGTTTCGCCTCCGCTCGAACACGCACCGGATGTTCGTCCGCTACTACCGTCGAAGACACTCACGGTGCGCTTCCGCGATACACTTCGCCCTAATACGACCTATAGCCTGAATTTCGGGCAAAGCATACAAGACAATAATGAAGGTGTGCCGCTGCCGCAATTCCGATACGTTTTTTCCACGGGCGCCTATATCGATTCCCTCGAAATCAGCGGCGGCATCAGCGACGCACTTGAGCGGAAAGCGGATAACTTCGTCACGGTGATGCTCTACGAATTGAACGAGACATTCAACGACTCGACTATTTATAAGGAGAAACCGCGTTATGTTACCAGCACACTCGATAGCGCGGTGGTCTTCAAGCTCGAGAACCTGAAGGAAGGCCGCTACCAATTGATCGCGCTCAAAGACAAATCGAACAATTATAAGTTTGACCCGCGGAGCGATAAGATTGCCTTCTCTTCGGAACCGGTGGTCGTGCCATCTGACAAACCCTACAAACTACGTCTTTTCAAAGAAAACGGATCGTTCCGGGCACTTCGCCCGTCGCAGGCATCAGGCAACCGGATGCTGGGCGGTTTTGAGGGTGATCCACGAGGTGCGGTGTATACCGTTCGAAACGGCAATGAAATGGTTCCGTCTATCGTTACGAGAATGCCGGAAAAAGACTCGGTGCAAATCTGGTATAAAGCACCTAAAGTCGATTCGTTGCAGGTTGCCATCAAGAAAGACGCCTTCGAAAAAGACTTCTGGGTCAAATTGAAGAACCAGAAAAAAGATTCGATTGGATTTACGGCTGAAAAAGCCGGTACGCTTTCCTTCCGGGAACAATTCCAGCTTCGTAGCGCGACGCCGTTGACCGCTTTCGACAACACAAAGATCACCATCAGGGACAAAGATTCGGCATCCGTACCTTTTACAACGGACTATGACGCCTTCAACCAAAAGCTTACGGTGGTTTTTGAGAAGAAGGAAGAACAGCGCTACAAAATCAATATGATGCCGGGCGCTTTGGTGGACTTTTACGGACATGAAAACGACACGCTCGACTATACCGTCGCCACTCGTCGCCTGGGGGATTACGGAAACATGAAAGTCGTATTGCAAAATGCCAAATCGTTCCCGGTCATACTCGAACTGACCGATGCCAAAGGAAAGGTGTTGGCAAGGGAGGTGGCGACGAAACCCGAGATCGACTTCCTGTCACTCGACCCCGCTACATGTACCATGCGCCTGATCTACGATACCAACAGCAACGGCGAGTGGGATTCGGGCAGTTGGATGGAACACCGGCAGCCTGAAGAGGTGATTTATTTTCCGAAGGACATCATCCTGCGCTCTAACTGGGATATCAACCAGGAATGGGATGTCGGAGGCGGCTAA
- a CDS encoding amidohydrolase, whose product MKIALVQTDLAWEQPFENREQLTKVLQSITADLIVLPEMFTTGFTMHPAAVAETMDGPTLSWMKEMAAERPAAVTGSVVMEEAGSFRNRLLFVYPSGDVRYYDKRHLFTLAGEDVAYAAGQDRLVLDYKGIRICPLICYDLRFPVFSRNTESFDLLLYVANWPAPRIEAWDALLKARAIENVCYVAGVNRVGHDANGHHYPGHTQAFDFAGRDLLASTGEEGVFVFELDTQKMQAFRERFAFLQDRDDFTLLP is encoded by the coding sequence ATGAAAATCGCGCTCGTACAGACCGACCTGGCGTGGGAGCAGCCGTTCGAAAACCGCGAGCAGCTTACGAAAGTACTACAGTCCATTACGGCTGACCTTATCGTACTGCCCGAGATGTTTACCACAGGTTTCACGATGCACCCCGCTGCCGTTGCGGAAACCATGGACGGCCCCACACTAAGTTGGATGAAAGAGATGGCGGCTGAACGACCGGCTGCGGTTACCGGAAGTGTTGTAATGGAAGAAGCGGGTAGCTTCCGAAACCGACTCCTGTTTGTATATCCCTCTGGTGACGTAAGGTATTATGACAAACGACACCTTTTTACCCTGGCGGGTGAAGATGTTGCCTACGCGGCAGGTCAAGACCGGCTGGTTCTTGATTATAAAGGCATCCGGATATGTCCGTTAATCTGCTACGATCTTCGATTTCCGGTCTTTTCCCGCAATACTGAATCATTCGACCTGTTGCTGTATGTCGCGAACTGGCCGGCGCCGCGCATCGAAGCCTGGGATGCGTTGCTAAAGGCCCGCGCCATCGAGAATGTCTGTTATGTGGCGGGTGTAAACCGTGTTGGTCACGATGCCAACGGCCATCATTATCCGGGGCATACGCAGGCGTTTGATTTTGCCGGCCGTGACCTTCTGGCCTCCACTGGAGAGGAAGGCGTCTTTGTTTTTGAACTTGACACACAGAAAATGCAGGCGTTTCGGGAACGTTTTGCTTTTTTGCAGGACCGCGACGACTTTACGCTGCTGCCTTAG